The Raphanus sativus cultivar WK10039 chromosome 6, ASM80110v3, whole genome shotgun sequence sequence CATCCGTCGATGGAAGCTTCCTTCTTTGGGAATTTGGATATGAGGGGGCTAGTTATGCTTGGTAAGCATCCGAGAACGGTGTTCTATCGAATCTTTGCGAAAATGGCGAAGTGGGTATGGGTTCTTGGGTCGTTTGCAGCGTCTTTGGATCTAAAAGCAAAGATCTTTGTGGTCGGAAGAGGAACAAAGTTCTCAAGTGGGCACATGGAGTCTGTAGTGGGTGATGatgcaagagaagaagaagaagaagacttgaGAGTTGAGTTTATCACAATGCCAGGGTATAAGGTTGGAGATTCAGTGTTTAAATCTCATGTTTATCTTTCTCAAACAGAAGGGTGAGAAAGAACAGCTCTTTAGATTTTGATTGTTTGAAAAATTTTCAGGTAATCATTTCTGCTCTAGTTTTGAAAGTTCTGTAGGTAAGGGGATATCATTTGCTTTGTAACTATGTACACATTTAAGATTCAGTGTGTTGATTCTATAAGCAACTTAAATCTTCGTGCATCAGTAAAAGTCCACATTCGTTTTGGCTGGATGAATATTGGATGTATACAACATTACAAAGACAAAATgaatatcagatttttttttcctttttggaaGTTATAAACACTAGTCTAACCGGTTGTAATTTATTCATTCACAAGTTCAATATATAAACTCTAAAACGGAAATTTGTCTCTATCAAAATTTTCTATCAGTTTCCTTGCTTTTTTGAGTTTGATTTGTGGGTCTAGTAGATAAATCcaagtttatttattatgtaaaactcagagaaaaaaatattacaatctTGATAGTCTTCAGACATTTTAGTTTCACTCTGCTTTTAGAAACCTTAAAATGATGTGTACAATGATTGTTGCAAAAGTAAGATAAAGGATTTTAGGTTTGATCATTCTTGGATCAGTTCATTAATCTGAGAACAGGTCTCTGCAGAGCTCTCCGTAAAATCTGGAGACGAGTTCAATGAAGACAGGGCTCTTAAGATTCTTCCAACAGGATAGAAGCTCCTCTATGTCCATCAAGTCATCCAGTTTCCCTTCTTCAGCAATCAGTTGAATCAGATAGTTTTCAAAGCTTCTGCAAGCATCTTCCACTGCATTGTCTTCGAATGTATCTCTTGAGCTCAGCCATTTCTTGGTCCGTTTTGCAGACACAGGCGTCGTGATGGGTGAAGTGAACAGCTTCTTGGCTGCTGCTGGCGTTAGAGGGGAATGCATTAACTTCAAAGAATCATCATCCTTCACACTAACTGCAATGGCAATTGTAAAAACAGATCAAAAAGCTTATAATAATGTCCCATTTTCTATCCAAAATTGAACTGATAATTTTTCTTACAAGAGGATCTTCTAGGTTTGGTCTGGATCATCTCAGGGTCTTTGTTTATGCTGAGAAAACAGAGACAAGACAGCAAAGTAGAAGAAGAACAGATTGGCTTCTTGGGATGATTATGATGATGTCTAGGTTTGACATTGCCGTGACGAACACGACGAAGAGGTCTGATAAAGAGAGATCTTTTAACTCTGAAGCGGAAGAGAGAGACAAATCTGTTGCATGATTTGGAAAGCTTTGATTTGAAGTTAATCAAAGTTGCTTTAACTCTCATTCTCTTGAagctttttgttgttgttcctGTAGTATAATGATCTTCTTTGCgctttttgttctgttttgtttgGTGTGTATAAACTTAGAAAGATTGGCTTGTGTTGCGTGGGTTTCACGTCTTTGGATGTGAAAGTAATGAATCATGATGGTGGAGTCCCATGAAGTTTAGGAAGGGTGAGTGTTTGGTGGCTCTTGCTTGTGAACAAAATCCAAGATGATGACTTTCGTTTTTGAATATTGAAAAGGTTGTTTATTGATTGGTGGGTCAATGCAGAAGTGTTTGTTGAACATGGTCCCACGTctaatgaaaaataaatcatCCGTTAGTTTCATGGATCTTGTCGAGTTATATATCCATACTAAGAAACTATGAATCATCCGCTAGTTCACCAAAAATGTGTCGATCTTCCtatatggaaaaaaaaagttatggaAACCAAACGTATGGTGTGGCTTTACAACCAGAGTCGATACACTAGTCAAAGATAGTATAAATGCTTTCCTTCTTTTAGGCGTAGCATTCCCTAATTTTTCCAGCTATAAGTTGTGGTCCATATTCATCAACATGAGTAAGCTCAACGAATGACATAGATATACTTAGGGCGTTTCCAACCATACTCCATTATTTTCTTCTAAGATAGAGTAAAATGGAGtatgaattaaaaaatgttcaaactcaattttatgtttaactttataatagagtttaTTCCATTAAACAGAATAATTGTggcttttacattttaaataattaattaaaaaaattaatctgtAGTTGGGGGCATCGAGCCTAGATTCGGACAATATTGAACCATAAAATCTGTTGATGTATGGTTTAACATAAAAGTCAAGTATATGTATTGACCGGAACCAGAGCCGGCCCTGACCTAAAGCCCATGAAGCAAGGGCTTTAGGCGCCAGAATATTGAAAAGTTTTAGGGGCGCCAATTAGAGAAAAATGTTTATGGTGTAGTGgcatgtttatgtttttttgtgtcAGGAAGCTTAGGTTCGAATTCCCCCCCCCCCGACccaatttcttttttcttttttttggtaatcacaataaataaaaagatacgaTAGTAGATACGATCACCTTTCAAACAATTTAATTTCCGTATACgtctatatattataataaatgacaaaaattaagaaactaacACAGATTAAATAATAACAGATTAACCCTTTCAGTTTTCagcatcttttttttcttccattgttacttatttttattgaatagGTGTCTCTCTTACTCttccaatttttatttaagtttcttcctctttctttatttttctttttttcgttatattgtttttaaaacatttctGGGAACCaaaatggaaaaatatatttacatatgagATTCTAGGATAAACTTCATAAATATCTACAAACTGACTATTGTtagaaaattttgattaaataataatttatgtatacttatttttttatcatatgtattatattgttgtatttaaaatttataattttaaaatgttatctaCATATGAACAATTATATTGATTGTATATGCTATCAATAAAGttgaaattagtaaaaatacttattattcaaaattgatatgatttcacagaagaaaaaatctaaaaattatcaTGTAAGAATAATGAactagttttttatttattttagaaataactgaattttaataataataataccattatattacataaataaaatatagcaAAAGTAGCTATAGTTTTGGGGCAACATTTTTTTATTGTGCTTTAGGCGCCATATATATCCGGACCGGCACTGACCGGAACAACGATCTTTGTTAATGTATGAATTGATCAGTTTCCCGTTTAAGTTCTTATATCGGTGTCATATCTAACTTGTTTTTTAAGAAGATGTGGGCAGAGTTTTGTCATGTAACTTCTGATGAGATATATCTTCAGTTTACTGAAGTTTGGAGACGACCTAGACCATTTCCAATACatctgtatatatttttttaaaaaacatttttttcattttgaattacttgtcgttttagagtaaaatttttgtttcaatataaatatCGTTTTCgtttttcaatgcaaaatttattgacaatattctctactctatttttctattggttgatatatggttaggtttattggtaataatgtttttgttttgaaaatatgtaaaattaaatgttttcttaatatatgtgcaTAAACCTAAAacgacaagtaatatgaaacggagggagtatagaAATGTATTGGAAATGGTTTTAGATCATCCTGTTCATTCAAATCACATGCTTGAAATGAAAGTTACAAGTGGAAGAAGAGTGCAGAGTTACGTGCAAGATGAATATTCAATAGCACAAGTATAGCTGTTTTGGTTGCAAAATCACCTTCCATATTGACTGCATCAAATTCAGTGAATATATCCAGAAAGATCAAGTCTCACATTCACAACCTCTACAACTTTTAGATGGATGACTGACAGTTCATTCAAGCCTGTGTAGTACGTTTGTGCTATACCCTGTAACTGTGATGCTGCGCTCTACGATTTTGTTGATTGTAACTTTAACGCCCATGTAGAATGGTCTCAAAGTGTTCGGCGATAGTGGACATATTGGACCAAATGTTCCCTAAAATCATCATTACGACTCAAAAGCTGCTCCTATTTATtcaattattcaaataaattgGAAAATATTGATTATCCTAATCTCATCATTTGCATACCTGTATCACcttaatataattatacaaaattcgATTATCCTAATCTCATCATTTGCATACCTGTATCACcttaatataactatataaaattatttatacctCAAACATAAGATATGGGTTCAGACTTTACCAAATTCAAAGAAGCATCCAgaggaaaatatataatttcattatTATGTGTACTAGCCAAGATAATTTACATATGTGAAAGGTTTTCAGttaaatgttgattttttttgtttatattataaattttcatatatccATTTAGGACTAAAGTCTGCAAATGGTTCGAACGTTTTTAGTCCTAAAGCTGATTTTTTCTTGCCTTGCCATTTGGtcataataacttttttttaatatactttcTAGTGGATTCCTTGAAGTTGAAACTGATTTTGTTGCAAAGTTATTAAAAAATCTGCTTGGTAACGTTTGGTTACTTGGTTTCGTAGACTTAGCctttttatatattgtaaatgTGATTTTCGTTGCActaaattttctaatttaaaacaataaatatactataataattaataatttacattATGTGTTCatctatttctttttcattttctgtaATTAATGTTTTAACAACTTAATTAAGATTAATGTGAttatattaggaaatatattcAAAGCTATTTTTTAATCAAAGATTTTTCACTTACTACTCTTCTTTAATTTAGTAGTTGTTCTTcagtttctttttaataatttttttagttgttCTTcagttatattattatttcaataCAATGACGGACAAATTAGAGTGCTAATTTAGATACaatcattatattttgtttttgtagattACAAATTACAATTcatggatttttttaaaaattgttttacatatttaattcattttattaacaaaaatgcCTATTTTTCTTCAATCAAAATCCATTTAAATCCGTTGATCCATATTTTCGTAGTTGTTTTTTTACCATTCCGCTAACTAATTATCAACATGGTTATTCTATCATATAGtttaatcaaattatattcTTAGTCATTCAGTTTAAAACCCCCCTGAATCAATTATTCACCATTTTCCGCACTGAAGCTATTTAGATAATCCTTAAATGAACTAATTCGTGTGTAAATGTGATGTCTCAAGTAGTTCACGCTGATGCTAGTGATAATGATACATTGATACAAACATAAGTCATTCTTTAAGCTTTTTTCTGAAATTGGGCCCCTATTCTTCTCTCACTACATACGTTCCAGTCTTAGCTTCTTTATCTGTCACATAGAGATTCTGCTTCTTCAGCTTTTCTTTATCTAgggaaacaaaacaaagtttCATTATATAAGAGAGGTTCAGAAAATCTTTTGAAGAGTGAGAGATCAGATGGGGAATCACAAGTTCAAATTTTCAGATATGATCCCAAATGCATGGTTTCACAAGCTCAAAGACATGACTAAGCAGTCTAAACCCAAAAACAGAGCTTTTTCTTATTCTCCCTCAAACACTTGTAACAAGAAAAAACTCTCCTCAGATTCTATTCCTCATAACACTTCAGCCTCTCATTTCTCCAACAGCTTAGTAGCTTACAGTCCTCACCACAACTCACCAAGAAACTCTATTCACAGAAAAAGGATGAGTAAAAGAAAGACACTTTACAAGCCATCTCCTAAACCAAACACTCCTCCTTTTGCATCTGCAGGTTTTAACAAGAGCAAGATCAACGGTCAAGATTCCTCTCACTGCCCATTTCCAGCTCTTGAAAGGTCCCCTGATTATTTTGTGTATAGTTTCTAcaaagaggaggaagatgaatTCGTTGATCCTTCCAACTTTAAGatcaaaacaaacaacaaagcTTTCACCAAGTACAAGGTCAAAGAGTCTGGTTCCATAGAGAAAGCTTGTCATGCAAGTAAGCCAACCAAGAAACCAACTAAAAGCCATCTTTCTGTGAAGataaataaagagaaagaagatgaaatagACTACGAACTCAGAGCAGAGAAGATATACCAAAACCAAGTTTCTAGTGGAAGAAAATCATTTGCAGGGATAAACCTCAGAAGAGTAAATTCACCTAGAATTCAACTCTCAGGTACGCGTAGAAGCACGTCTAGATCAGAGAGCAAACAAGCTGTTTTTGAGAGTTTTGCAGTGATGAAGCGTTCCGTTGATCCAAAGAAAGACTTCAGAGAATCAATGGTGGAGATGATAGAAGAGAACAACATCAGAGCTTCAAAAGACTTGGAGGATCTTCTTGCTTGTTACCTTTCCTTGAATCCAAAGGAGTATCATGATCTTATCATCCAGGTTTTTGAGCAAATATGGCGTCAACTTACTAAAACCAAGTAAAACAAAATCTCATAATGTAATGGTAATTAACCTCCTGTAACATTAATATTAGTATCATTCTGTCTTGTGAAGTTGTTGTGGCTCTTTGAAGCACAGTTTGatgttcttttttaatttattttttcttcctcttttagTCAATGGAAccaaataataatagtagttatCATATTGTCGTTTTAATTCGAAAATGATCACTAAGGGCGTGCAAGCAGTAAGCACTGATAAGACTTAAATAGAATTGACCATATTCTTGTCTTTTATGTGCTTATTGGCATATAAACAGAGTTAAACTACTGCTCCAAGATTTGTTGGTGTGTATTGCGCCACTATACtttgaatattttgaaattacaaGGTTGAAACTGGCTGTAAAAATAGCTtcaacaaaacaagaaaaggaCAAAGGGTGGAGAGACAGGAACACTTTGAAACTCAACAAGCAAAGTGCCTAATCGCTGGAGGTAGAGAGGACCACTGACACATAAACTGAGATTTAActaaagaagaaacaaagagagatgAGGTTTAATCCCATCTCCTACCCCTGTTTGGCTTATGAATTATCAGCAAAAGACATGTGAATACGGTTTGGTTTCTGAGTGAACTTTCTCGACTGTTGAGCATCAAGTACTCAAATGTTATTATCTTCTTATGCCCGAATCTTGAAACATTCTTACAGCGTTGGATGCGAATGCATCctttttttacaataaaaaaacattatattactcaaaattaaattaaagtgGTTTGGATAGATAGATCGATATAAAATAACCAACAAAAAATACTATACAATGATCGATTAGTTTTACCAAGAAAACTGTAATCTCATTTTGTCCTCAAGGAATTTAGAATATCTCAAAGTTCTGAGTCGTTTTTTTCAATTCTTGTATTTCTTTCGATTCCTAAATGTGAATGTATCATTATCAGGTTAAGAATCTTGAATATCATATAAGATTGAgaaccaaaatattatataagagatatgtgatattttattcattttcagTTGATTCAGAGCAGAAGTCTAAACCTTTGATTTCaccttaatttcttttttaaagttactctttctattttatattaaatg is a genomic window containing:
- the LOC108810853 gene encoding transcription repressor OFP17; translation: MRVKATLINFKSKLSKSCNRFVSLFRFRVKRSLFIRPLRRVRHGNVKPRHHHNHPKKPICSSSTLLSCLCFLSINKDPEMIQTKPRRSSFSVKDDDSLKLMHSPLTPAAAKKLFTSPITTPVSAKRTKKWLSSRDTFEDNAVEDACRSFENYLIQLIAEEGKLDDLMDIEELLSCWKNLKSPVFIELVSRFYGELCRDLFSD
- the LOC108810033 gene encoding transcription repressor OFP2, yielding MGNHKFKFSDMIPNAWFHKLKDMTKQSKPKNRAFSYSPSNTCNKKKLSSDSIPHNTSASHFSNSLVAYSPHHNSPRNSIHRKRMSKRKTLYKPSPKPNTPPFASAGFNKSKINGQDSSHCPFPALERSPDYFVYSFYKEEEDEFVDPSNFKIKTNNKAFTKYKVKESGSIEKACHASKPTKKPTKSHLSVKINKEKEDEIDYELRAEKIYQNQVSSGRKSFAGINLRRVNSPRIQLSGTRRSTSRSESKQAVFESFAVMKRSVDPKKDFRESMVEMIEENNIRASKDLEDLLACYLSLNPKEYHDLIIQVFEQIWRQLTKTK